GGAACAGCCAGACGATCGTCGGCGAACGGGAGCGGCTGCTGGCGCTCGGCTCACTCTCGGCGGGGCTGACCCATGAGCTGAACAATCCGGCCGCGGCGGCGGTGCGGGCCACCTCGGTGCTGCGCGACCGGGTCGCCGGGATGCGGCACAAGCTCGCGATGATCGCCGACGGCCGGCTGGACGGCCGGGCATTGCACGGGCTGGTCGCGTTGCAGGAGGAGGCGGTGGCCCGAGTGGCCACCGCGCCGAAGCTGACCCCGATGGCCACCGCCGACGCGGAGGACACCCTCACCGAGTGGCTGGAGGAGCGCGGGGTGAGCGGCGCCTGGGACCTGGCGCCGATCCTGGTCGGCGGCGGGCTCGACGTGGCCTGGCTGGGTCGGGTGAAGGAGGCGGTCGGCCCGGCGGACCTGGAGGCGGCGGTGCGCTGGCTCACCTACACCGTCGACACCGAGCTGCTGATGCGCGAGATCGGCGACGCGGTGACCCGGATCTCCGGCCTGGTCGGCGCCGCCAAGCAGTACTCCCAGCTGGACCGCGCGCCGTACCAGGTGGTGGACGTGCACGACCTGCTCGACGCCACGCTGGTGATGTTCAAGGCGAAGATCCCCGCCCAGGTCAAGCTGGTCCGCGAGTACGACCACGGCCTCCCGCCGGTCCCCGCGTACGCCGCCGAGCTGAACCAGGTGTGGACCAACCTGATCGACAACGCGCTGGGCGCGATGGGGGAGAAGGGCGTGCTGACCGTCCGCACCGGACGCGTCGGCGACCTCCTGGCCGTGGAGATCACCGACACCGGCCCCGGCATCCCGCCCGAGGTACGCCCCCGCATCTTCGAGCCCTTCTTCACCACCAAGCCGGTGGGCGCGGGCACCGGCCTGGGGCTGGACATCTCGTACCGGATCGTGGTGCACAAGCACCACGGCGACATCCGGGTGGAGACCGAGCCGGGGCGGACCACCTTCCGGGTGCTGCTGCCGGTCACCGAGGCCACACCGCCGACCCCCTGACCCGCGGAGTTGGCGGGCGTTCATCGCCTTCGCCCGGCGTGGCTGACCTGGAATGGTCGCTTCGGCGCGGGCCGAACGATGACGGCCGTACGGTCGGCGACCATGACGATCAGCCACACCCCAACCGCCACCGAGCACCTGACGATCAACCCGAGCATCCTGTACTTCGGCACCCCGGTGGCGCTGCTCAGCACCGAGAACGACGACGGCAGCGCCAACCTGGCACCGATCTCGTCGGCGTGGGCCCTCGGCCAGGTCGTCGTGCTGGGCCTCGGCCGCGATGGGCAGACCGCGCACAATCTCGCCGCTCGCCCCGACCTGGTGATCAATCTTCCCGCTGCTGACCAGTGGGAGGCTGTCGAGCGGCTGGCGCCGTTGACCGGACGGCACCCGGTGCCGGTGGCCAAGCGGGACCGGTTCCGACACGAGCCGGCGAAGTTCGAGGCCGCCGGCCTGCGGCCGCAGCCGTCGCGCTGCGTCCGACCGCCCCGGGTGGCCGAGTGCCCGCTGCACCTGGAGGCCCGTGCCACCCGGATCCACGCCGACGTCACTGACACGTTCCTCATCGTCGAGGCCCACGTCCTGGCGGTGCACGCCGACGCCCGCATCGTCCTGCCGGGCACCGACCATGTCGACCCGGCGGCCTGGCATCCGTTGATCTACAACTTCCGCCACTACTTCGGGCTCGGCGCCGAGCTGGGTCACAGCTTCCGCTCGGAGACGCCGGCCGGCTGACCTGGGTGACTCGGGATCTTCCGGTTGGTGACGACACGCCATTGGCACACCCGTGCGACGCGCCGATTACCTGAAGACATCGAACGGTTGCGGGCAGTAGTGTCGGGCGGCATCCGTGATCCCGCCCCGAGGAGGGTCCGTGGAGTCGATGGCCCGGCAGCGCACCGCTCCCCAGGACGACGATCCGCCGGGCGATCCGCCCGACACCATGCTGCCGGAGCTGGAGGATCGCGACTGGATGCACCACGCGCAGGAGTTCGCGCACACCAGTTTCTGGGCGGTGGCCCGCCGGCTGCCCCGGCTGGTCAGGGAGGCGGTCGGGCTGGCCTGGGCCACCAACCGCAGGGACACCGTCGCCTCCATCGGGCTCAACGTCGCCGCCGGGGTGATGACCACGTTCGGCCTGCTCGCCACGACCAGTGTGCTGCGCGAGTTGTTCGCCGCGGGTCCCACCCCGGACCGGGTCCGCTCGGCCCTGCCGGCGCTGATCGTGGCCGCTGCGGCGGTGTCGGCGCGCGGCGGTCTCACGATCGCGGCAGGCTGGGCCCAGGCCCGACTGACCCCGCAGATCAACTATCAGGTCGAGCTTCGGCTGTTCGAGGCCACCACGGCGGTGGACCTGGCCGCGTTCGACGACGCCGGCTTCGCCGAGGAGATGGATCGGGCGCGGGACCGGGGGATGGCGGAGGCGGCGTACATCGTCGACCACACCGTCAACCTGGTCACCGGTGTGGTCGGCATGCTCGCCACCGCGGTGGCGGTGACCGTCATCCAGCCGCTGCTGCTGCCCTGCCTGCTGCTCGCGGCGATACCCCAGGCGATCACTGCGGTGCGGATGGCCCGCCGGGAGTACCTGGCGATGCTGGCCCGGATCACCCGACGGCGTCGGATGTGGATGCTGGCCCACCTGATGGCCAACCGGCACACCGCCGCCGAGGTGCGCGCCTACCAGATGCGCGACTTCCTGCTGGCCGAGTATCGCGGGGTGATGGCCGTCGAGACCCGGGCCCAACTGCGCCTGGTCCGCTCGCAGACCGGCACCCGGGTGGTCGGCGCCACGGTGGCGGGCCTGGCCACCTTCGGGGTGTACGCGGTCCTCGGCGGCCTGTTGCTGAACGGGATGGTCGCCCTCGCGGCCGCGGCCACCGCACTGCTCGCCCTGCAGTCCGCGCGGACCAGCCTGGGCGTCGCGGTCATCGCCACCAACTCGCTGTACGAGGACGCCCTCTACTACCAGGACTACCGCGACTTCCTCGACCGCGCCCAGACCCGCGTGCCGATCGGCGGCGACCAGGTGGCCGAGGGTGTCGACGCGATCGAGGTGGACGAGGTGAGCCTGCGCTATCCGGACACCGACGCGCCGGCGGTGGACCGGGTCAGCCTGACCGTCCGGCGAGGCGAGGTGATCGCGCTGGTCGGCGAGAACGGCTCCGGCAAGACCACCCTGGCCAAACTGATCGCGGGGCTCTACCGGCCGACCGGCGGGGTGATCCGCTGGGACGGCGTCGACGCCGCTGAGCTCGACCCACGCGCCCTCGGCGCGCAAGTGGCCGTGATGACCCAGGAATGGTGGAAGTTCCCGTTCACCGCCGGGCAGAACATCCGCGTCGGCCGGCACGACCGCCCGCCGGAGCGACCCGGCCCCAGCGTGCAGGAGGCAGCCGGAGCGGCCGCCGCGCACGACATGATCGTCGGCCTGCCGCACGGCTATGACACCCTGCTCGACCGGGAGTTCAAGGATGGGCACGAGCTGTCCGGCGGGCAGTGGCAGCGGCTGGTCGCCGCTCGCGGCCTCTACCGCGACGCCGCGCTGCTGATCTGCGACGAACCGTCGGCCGCGCTGGACGCCCGCGCCGAACACGCCCTATTCCAGCACCTGCGCCGCCGACCCGACCGAGCGGTCGTCCTGATCACCCACCGGCTGGCCAACGTCCGGCACGCCGACCGGATCTTCGTCATGGACCGGGGTCGACTCGTCCAGCACGGCAACCACGACGAGCTGATGGCGGCCGGCGGTCTCTACCGGGAGCTGTTCGAGCTCCAGGCCGCCGGCTACCTCGCCGGCACTGACGACGCACTACCCCGCTGACACCCGCGCCGATCGCGCGGCTGTCGCGCCGACCGAACCGACTCAAGATCGCGCTAGATCCTGGTCGTAGTGGCCTCCAACCGCGCCGATACCACTACAACCAGGATGCAGCGCGATCTTGACCCGGGAGAGGCCGGGGGAGTGGGAGGTCAGGCGCGGCGGTTGGGGGTGAGGAAGTCGGCGAGCACCCGGGTGTGGGTGGAGAACGCCAGCTCGACCGGGTCGGTGAGCACCAGCCACTCGGTGGCCTCCTCGGTCGGCGCCGACGGCGGCAGTTCCTCGATCGGCCGCTCGGGCAGCACTCCGAAGATCATCATGGTGCCGCCGGCCGGTGCCCCGTGCACCGCGAAGAGGCGGGCGCCCTCGGCCGCCGCGACCAGCCCGGTCTCCTCCCGCAGCTCACGGACCAGCGCGTCGGACCACTCCTCGCCGTACTCGATGAAGCCGCCGGGCAGCGCGAGCAGCCCGCGGGCCGGCGCGATGTCCCGGCGGACCACCACCACGCCCAGGCCCTCGGCGGTGCGGACCGGCAGCACCGCCACCGCGACGGGCAGCGGGTTGCGCCAGACGGTCTCGCCGCAGCCCGCGCAGACCCGCGGCCACCCGGCCGTCGCCGGGTAGGCGGCGCCGCAGTAGGAGCAGTGCGAGTACGGCGAACCGATCATGCGGCTGCACGTTACCCGCACCGCCGCCGTCGATCGGAGGACGGCGGCGGCGCGGGGGATGTGCTCAGGCGGTCGGGGCGCCGGTGTAGAAGGCGGTGGTGCGCTCGGCGGCGGCCTTTGCCTCGTCGGCGTCGGTGCCGGCGGCGGTGCTCGCCTCCCCCCACAGTTGGCTGCTCAGCTCCATGAACCGGCGCCCCTCGTCGGAGGCGCTCCACTCGACGCTCTGCTCCGGCGAGACCCCGCTGCCGTCGCCGGCCAAATAGGAGGCGAGGCCGAGCAGGCCCAGGTCCCACCCGACGCCGACGGCACCCGGGCCGAACTGGGCCCACCGGTCCTGGTCGACATGCGCGATGTGGTCCAGCTCGAAGCGGGTCCGCTCGGCGTCCACCGGGGTGAGCCGCACCTCGATCCAGCTCACCTCGTTGCCGTACTCCCAGGTGGCGGTGAAGCGGTGCGGCGGGTCGCAGGTCTCGATGGTGCCGCCCGCGTTGCCCTCGAGCTGGTAACGCCCGTGCAGCCGCAGGTCGCCGGAGATCGGCAGGAACCAACGCGGAATACGTTCGGCGTTGGTGCAGGCATCCCAGAGATCTTCGAGCGTCGCGTGGTACGTCTGGCTGACCGTGCTCACCCGGGCCTCGCCGGCCTCCAGGGTGCGGCTGCCGACCGTGCGCTGGACGGCGTTGATCTGCTCGGTCGCGTCGATCATCGTGTCTACCTCTCTTCGGGGTCTCCTGGCCCACGCAGCCGACGCTCGCGTCGGCCCCGGGCCAGCTCGGTGGCGAGTGCCGCCAGGGGCGGGGTCCAGAACCGGCGAAAGTGCTCCAGCCAGCCGTCGACCTCGCGCAGCGGGCGCGGGTCGACCGCGTACAGCCGCCGGGTACCCTCCGGCCGCACGGTGGCGAAGCCGTTGTCCCGCAACACCTTGAGGTGCTGCGACACGGCGGGCTGTGAGATGCCGAACTCGTCACGGATCACCGCGCTGACCGCGCCGGCGGTCTGCTCGCCGGCGGCGAGCAGCTCCAGGATGCGGCGCCGGACCGGATCGCCCAGCACGTCGAAAGCGTGCACGACGAGCTTTATATCATTGCCGGCTTATTTAAGCCAAGGGTGATAGACCGATCAGCTTGTCCAGCCGGATCGGCAGGTCGCGTATCCGCACCCCGGTGGCATGGTGCACGGCGTTGGCGATCGCCGCCGCGGCGCCGACGATGCCGATCTCGCCGATGCCCTTCACCCCGGCCGGGTTCAGCTCGGCATCCTGCTCGTCGATCCAGTGCGCCTCGATCCGCTCCACGTCCGCGCAGCCGGTGATGTGGTAGGTGGCCAGGTCGTGGTTGACCCAGTCGCCGTACCGCTCGTCGAGCAGGCCCTCCTCGTGCAGGGCCATCGAGATCCCCATCGTCATGCCGCCGATGAGCTGGCTGCGCGCGGTCGTCGGGTTGACCACCCGCCCGGGGGCGAACACCCCGAGCAGCCGGTTCACCCGCACCTCGCCGGTGTCCGCGTCCACCCGGACCTCGACGAAGTGCGCCCCGTACGCGTACCGGGGCAGCGCGGGCTGCGCGCCCACCTCGTCGGCGGTGTTCACCTCGGCGGTCACCTCGCCGTCGGCCGGCACCCCCTCGGGGGCGTCCCGCAGCTTCTCGCGTAGCGCGTCACACGCCCGGATCACCGCCCAGCTCCACGAGGCGGTGCCCATCGACCCGCCGGCCACCCCTGCAGCCGGCAAGTCGCTGTCGCCGATCCGGATCTCCACCCGCTCCGGCGGCACCCCCAGCGCGTCCGCCGCCACCTGCCAGAGCGCGGTCCGGGCGCCGGTGCCGATGTCGGTGGCGTCGATCCGCACCAGGAATCCGCCGTCGGAGCGCGCGGTGGCCGCCGCGGCGGCGGCGTGCGACCGGGCCGGATAGCTCGCGCCGGCCACCCCGGTGCCGATCAGCCAGCGCCCGTCGCGCCGGGCTCGCGGTGTCGGATCCCGGTCGGCCCAGCCCAACCGCTGGGCGCCCTCGCGCAGGCAGGCGACCAGGTTGCGGCTGGTGAACGGCCGTCCCAGCTCGGGGTCGACCTCCGGGTCGTTGCGGATCCGCAGCTCCACCGGGTCGATGCCGACGGCAATGGCCAGCTCGTCCATCGCCGATTCCAGCGCGTACGCGCCGGGGCACTCTCCCGGGGCGCGCATCCAGAACGGCGTGGGCACGTCGAGGCGCACCAGCCGGTGCGTGGTGCGTCGGTGCGGTGCGGCGTACATGCTGCGGGTGTAGACGGCGGTCTGTTCGGCGAACTCGCGGAGGGTCGAGGTCTGGCTGATCGCGTCGTGGCAGATCGCGGTGAGCCGTCCGTCGGTGTCGGCGGCGAGCCGGACCCGCTGGATGGTGGGGGTGCGGTAGCCGATCGGGCCGAACAGCTGCTGCCGGGTCAGCGCCAGCCGGACCGGCCGGTCCACGTGCCGGGCCGCCAGCGCGGCCAGCACCACCGCCGCCTTGGCGTACCCCTTGCTGCCGAAGCCGCCGCCGACGTGCTCGGTGATCACCCGGATCGCCTCCCGGGGCATCTCGAACAGCTCGGCCAGGGCGGCCTGCACCGGCGCGGCGCCCTGGTTGGAATCGTGTACGAGCAACCGTTCCCCAAGCCACTGCGCGGTGGTGGCGTGCGGCTCCATCGGGTTGTTGTGGTAGGCCGGCGTCCGGTACGTGGCGTCCACCCGGACCGGAGCGGCCGCGTACCCGGCGTCGAAGTCACCCTCGGCGGTGTCCGTCGGGTAGCTGGGGTTGACGTGGTCCGGCCGGTACAGGCCGGGATGGTCGGCGGTGAGCACGGTGCTGTGCGGCCCGGCGTCGTAGTCGATCCGGACCAGCCGGGCGCCCTCCCGGGCCGCCTCCAGGCTGGTGGCCACCACCACCGCGATCAGTTGCCCCCGGTAGCTCACCACCGGCTCCTGCAACAGCCAGAGGTCCGGCTCGGGCCCGGGCGCGAGCCGTGGCGCGTTGCCGTGATGCAGCACGGCCAGCACGCCGGGCAGCGCGAGCGCCGGCTCGGCGTCGACCCGGGTGATCCGACCCCGGACCACCGCCGCCGGTACCGCCCAGCCGTAGGTGACTCCGTCCACCGGGTACTCCACCGCGTACCGCGCCGTGCCGGTGACCTTCTCCGGACCCTCCATCCGGGGGTACGCCCGACCGACCGCGCCGGCGCTCACGGCGGCGTCCCCTCGGCCAGTTCAGTGAGCGCCCGTACCGTGATCGCCCGGGTCAACGGCAGCTTGAAGCCGTTGTGCCGCAACGGGCGCGCCTCGGCCAGCTCGGCGTCGGCGGCCCGCGCCGCCAGCTCCGGGCTGAACGGCTGACCCCGCAGCTCCTCCTCGGCCCGGTAGGCCCGCCACGGCCGGTGCGCCACCGCCCCGTACGCCAGTCGGACGTCGCGGACCACGTCGCCGTCGAGGTCCAGCGCCGCGGCCACCGAGCCAGCGGCGAAGGCGAACGAGGCCCGGTCCCGCACCTTGAGGTACGTCGAGCGGCGGGCCATCGGCAGCGCCGGCAGCCGGACGGCGGTGATCAACGCACCCCTGGCCAGCGTGGTCTCCCGCTCCGGATGCTCCCCGGGCAGGCGGTGCAGCGCGGCGAGCGGAATGTCGCGGGCGCCGCCGGCCTCGTGCACCTCCACCACCGCGTCCAGCGCGGCCAGCGCGACCGCCAGGTCCGACGGGTGGGTGGCCACGCACTCATCGGACCAGCCCAGCACGGCCAGGTCGCGATTCTGGCCGTGCCGGGCGGCACAACCGCTTCCCGGTTCGCGCTTGTTGCACGCCTTGCCGGTGTCCTGGAAGTAGACGCAGCGGGTGTGCTGCAACAGGTTGCCGCCGGTGGTGGCGAGGTTGCGCAACTGCCCGGAGGCCGCGGCGAGCAGGGCGCGGGCCAGCACCGGGTAGTCCCGACGGACCACCGGGTGGGCGGCCAGGTCGCTGTTGCGCACCGTCGCGCCGATCCGGAGCCCGCCGTCGGGCAGCTCCTCGACCGCGTCCAGCGGCAGCCGGTTCACGTCCACCAGCAGGTCGGGCCGCTGCACACCGAGCTTCATCAGGTCCACCAGGTTGGTCCCGCCGGCCAGGTACGCCGCCTGCGGCTCGGCGGCCAGCACGGCGACCGCCTCGGCCACGTCGGCCGGCCGGTGGTAGCGGAACGGCCTCACGTCGTCACCGCCGTCTCACGGACGGCCGCGACGATGTGCGGGTACGCGGCGCAGCGGCACAGGTTGCCGGCCATCCGCTCGCGGATCTCCGTGTCGGTCAGCTCGGCCGGTGCGGTGAGGTCGTCGGTGACCGCACTGGGCCAGCCCTGGGCGACCTCGTCGAGCATGCCGCGGGCGGAGCAGAGTTGGCCGGGGGTGCAGTAGCCGCACTGGAACGCGTCGTGCGCGACGAAGGCAGCCTGGAGTGGGGACAGCTCGTCCGGCCCGGCCAGTCCCTCCACGGTGAGCACGGACCGGCCGTCCAGGGTGACCGCGAGGACCAGGCAGCTCTTCACCCGGCGGCCGTCCAGCAGCACGGTGCAGGAGCCGCACTGGCCGTGGTCGCAGCCCTTCTTCGCCCCGGTCAGGCCGAGCCGCTCGCGCAGGGTGTCCAGCAGCGTGGTGCGGTTGTCCAGGGTCAGCTCCCGTGGCGCGTCGTTGACCTCGAACGTGACCCGGGACGAGTGCCGCTCGTCGGTGGTTGTCTCGCTGTCCGGTCTGCCCTGCACCGGCCCAGACTAGCTTTACTGGTACATATGCGGGCGAATAACCCATGGAGCTGCGTGCGGGAGGTGATCGGAGTGCCGGACCCGCCGATCACCGCCGGGCTGTTGCTGGCCGCCGGTGCAGCCCCTCGCTGGTGAACGCGTGATACATGACCATGACGATGACGCCGATCAGGCCCAGCAGGGGGTTGACGAACCAGCCGAGCAGGCCGCTGAGCCCGTAGAGGACCAGGCCGGTGACCGGTCGCAGCCGCTGCGTCCGCACGTACTCCGGACTGACCTCGCGCTGGAGCAGCGCCGGGTGGCGGCGCAGGTAGCCGAAGAACACCAGCCAGGGGGCCGACATCAGGGCAGCGGCCAGCGCGTACAGGGCGACGGCGGCGCGGCGGTCGGCGGTGTCACCGTGGGTGAACGCGGACGCCAGCACGGCGGTGGGGAACGGGATGATCACCGCGCCGAAGAGAATGCCGAGGTTGATCCAGCTCAGCGCGAGGGTGGTGCCGCGGATCAGCCGGACCAGCGCGTGGTGGTTGAGCCAGAGCACCCCGATATAGATGAAGGACACCACGAAGGCCAGGTAGGACGCTCCCTCGTCGAGCAGCCCCGTCAGCAACTCACCCTCGTGGTATTCCGGCACCCGCAGCTCGATGACCAGCAGCGTGATGACGATGGCGAAGACGCCGTCGCTGAACGCGGTCAGCCGGTCCGTCTCGGACATCCGTAGCCCGGCGTCGGGTTGCCCGACCTCGTCGGCTGCTGCGGCCATTCGGGAAGGCTAACCGTCGGCGCGATCCGCCGACGGCGGTTTGTCCGAACGGGAGGACGACTGTGGACGGTGGTCGGACGGGGGGGTGCCGAGTCGATAATACTGTGTATTATACCGAGTATGCTAACTGAAGGTGATGGTTCGTGAGCATCCGTCATGCCATGCTGGCGCTGCTCACCGAGGCGCCGAAGTACGGTCTCCAGCTCCGTCAGGAGTTCGAGGCGCGCACCGGCGAGGTCTGGCCACTCAACGTCGGGCAGGTCTACACCACGCTGCAACGCCTGGAGCGCGAGGGCCACGTCGAGACCGACGACGCCGGCCGCGACGGCGCACAG
The nucleotide sequence above comes from Micromonospora sp. NBC_00389. Encoded proteins:
- a CDS encoding ABC transporter ATP-binding protein gives rise to the protein MARQRTAPQDDDPPGDPPDTMLPELEDRDWMHHAQEFAHTSFWAVARRLPRLVREAVGLAWATNRRDTVASIGLNVAAGVMTTFGLLATTSVLRELFAAGPTPDRVRSALPALIVAAAAVSARGGLTIAAGWAQARLTPQINYQVELRLFEATTAVDLAAFDDAGFAEEMDRARDRGMAEAAYIVDHTVNLVTGVVGMLATAVAVTVIQPLLLPCLLLAAIPQAITAVRMARREYLAMLARITRRRRMWMLAHLMANRHTAAEVRAYQMRDFLLAEYRGVMAVETRAQLRLVRSQTGTRVVGATVAGLATFGVYAVLGGLLLNGMVALAAAATALLALQSARTSLGVAVIATNSLYEDALYYQDYRDFLDRAQTRVPIGGDQVAEGVDAIEVDEVSLRYPDTDAPAVDRVSLTVRRGEVIALVGENGSGKTTLAKLIAGLYRPTGGVIRWDGVDAAELDPRALGAQVAVMTQEWWKFPFTAGQNIRVGRHDRPPERPGPSVQEAAGAAAAHDMIVGLPHGYDTLLDREFKDGHELSGGQWQRLVAARGLYRDAALLICDEPSAALDARAEHALFQHLRRRPDRAVVLITHRLANVRHADRIFVMDRGRLVQHGNHDELMAAGGLYRELFELQAAGYLAGTDDALPR
- a CDS encoding flavin reductase family protein, yielding MTISHTPTATEHLTINPSILYFGTPVALLSTENDDGSANLAPISSAWALGQVVVLGLGRDGQTAHNLAARPDLVINLPAADQWEAVERLAPLTGRHPVPVAKRDRFRHEPAKFEAAGLRPQPSRCVRPPRVAECPLHLEARATRIHADVTDTFLIVEAHVLAVHADARIVLPGTDHVDPAAWHPLIYNFRHYFGLGAELGHSFRSETPAG
- a CDS encoding ArsR/SmtB family transcription factor; its protein translation is MHAFDVLGDPVRRRILELLAAGEQTAGAVSAVIRDEFGISQPAVSQHLKVLRDNGFATVRPEGTRRLYAVDPRPLREVDGWLEHFRRFWTPPLAALATELARGRRERRLRGPGDPEER
- a CDS encoding SRPBCC family protein, yielding MIDATEQINAVQRTVGSRTLEAGEARVSTVSQTYHATLEDLWDACTNAERIPRWFLPISGDLRLHGRYQLEGNAGGTIETCDPPHRFTATWEYGNEVSWIEVRLTPVDAERTRFELDHIAHVDQDRWAQFGPGAVGVGWDLGLLGLASYLAGDGSGVSPEQSVEWSASDEGRRFMELSSQLWGEASTAAGTDADEAKAAAERTTAFYTGAPTA
- a CDS encoding NUDIX domain-containing protein; amino-acid sequence: MIGSPYSHCSYCGAAYPATAGWPRVCAGCGETVWRNPLPVAVAVLPVRTAEGLGVVVVRRDIAPARGLLALPGGFIEYGEEWSDALVRELREETGLVAAAEGARLFAVHGAPAGGTMMIFGVLPERPIEELPPSAPTEEATEWLVLTDPVELAFSTHTRVLADFLTPNRRA
- a CDS encoding FAD binding domain-containing protein, producing the protein MRPFRYHRPADVAEAVAVLAAEPQAAYLAGGTNLVDLMKLGVQRPDLLVDVNRLPLDAVEELPDGGLRIGATVRNSDLAAHPVVRRDYPVLARALLAAASGQLRNLATTGGNLLQHTRCVYFQDTGKACNKREPGSGCAARHGQNRDLAVLGWSDECVATHPSDLAVALAALDAVVEVHEAGGARDIPLAALHRLPGEHPERETTLARGALITAVRLPALPMARRSTYLKVRDRASFAFAAGSVAAALDLDGDVVRDVRLAYGAVAHRPWRAYRAEEELRGQPFSPELAARAADAELAEARPLRHNGFKLPLTRAITVRALTELAEGTPP
- a CDS encoding xanthine dehydrogenase family protein molybdopterin-binding subunit — encoded protein: MSAGAVGRAYPRMEGPEKVTGTARYAVEYPVDGVTYGWAVPAAVVRGRITRVDAEPALALPGVLAVLHHGNAPRLAPGPEPDLWLLQEPVVSYRGQLIAVVVATSLEAAREGARLVRIDYDAGPHSTVLTADHPGLYRPDHVNPSYPTDTAEGDFDAGYAAAPVRVDATYRTPAYHNNPMEPHATTAQWLGERLLVHDSNQGAAPVQAALAELFEMPREAIRVITEHVGGGFGSKGYAKAAVVLAALAARHVDRPVRLALTRQQLFGPIGYRTPTIQRVRLAADTDGRLTAICHDAISQTSTLREFAEQTAVYTRSMYAAPHRRTTHRLVRLDVPTPFWMRAPGECPGAYALESAMDELAIAVGIDPVELRIRNDPEVDPELGRPFTSRNLVACLREGAQRLGWADRDPTPRARRDGRWLIGTGVAGASYPARSHAAAAAATARSDGGFLVRIDATDIGTGARTALWQVAADALGVPPERVEIRIGDSDLPAAGVAGGSMGTASWSWAVIRACDALREKLRDAPEGVPADGEVTAEVNTADEVGAQPALPRYAYGAHFVEVRVDADTGEVRVNRLLGVFAPGRVVNPTTARSQLIGGMTMGISMALHEEGLLDERYGDWVNHDLATYHITGCADVERIEAHWIDEQDAELNPAGVKGIGEIGIVGAAAAIANAVHHATGVRIRDLPIRLDKLIGLSPLA
- a CDS encoding TMEM175 family protein, giving the protein MAAAADEVGQPDAGLRMSETDRLTAFSDGVFAIVITLLVIELRVPEYHEGELLTGLLDEGASYLAFVVSFIYIGVLWLNHHALVRLIRGTTLALSWINLGILFGAVIIPFPTAVLASAFTHGDTADRRAAVALYALAAALMSAPWLVFFGYLRRHPALLQREVSPEYVRTQRLRPVTGLVLYGLSGLLGWFVNPLLGLIGVIVMVMYHAFTSEGLHRRPATARR
- a CDS encoding 2Fe-2S iron-sulfur cluster-binding protein translates to MTLDNRTTLLDTLRERLGLTGAKKGCDHGQCGSCTVLLDGRRVKSCLVLAVTLDGRSVLTVEGLAGPDELSPLQAAFVAHDAFQCGYCTPGQLCSARGMLDEVAQGWPSAVTDDLTAPAELTDTEIRERMAGNLCRCAAYPHIVAAVRETAVTT
- a CDS encoding ATP-binding protein, which translates into the protein MSTETDRLTPAQLRTLFLFEALDEAQLDWLAEHGRVEQRAGGTLVYGEGEAATCFFVLLRGAVALSRQVRGDDVETSRTDQRGVYGGATQAYLGDQVEQIYRNSLRAVTDAEFFVLPAEDFAHALRSWFPMPMHLLEGLFFGMRNSQTIVGERERLLALGSLSAGLTHELNNPAAAAVRATSVLRDRVAGMRHKLAMIADGRLDGRALHGLVALQEEAVARVATAPKLTPMATADAEDTLTEWLEERGVSGAWDLAPILVGGGLDVAWLGRVKEAVGPADLEAAVRWLTYTVDTELLMREIGDAVTRISGLVGAAKQYSQLDRAPYQVVDVHDLLDATLVMFKAKIPAQVKLVREYDHGLPPVPAYAAELNQVWTNLIDNALGAMGEKGVLTVRTGRVGDLLAVEITDTGPGIPPEVRPRIFEPFFTTKPVGAGTGLGLDISYRIVVHKHHGDIRVETEPGRTTFRVLLPVTEATPPTP